In Phoenix dactylifera cultivar Barhee BC4 chromosome 1, palm_55x_up_171113_PBpolish2nd_filt_p, whole genome shotgun sequence, the genomic stretch CTTAAAAGCATCGTCGGAGGCCTCCAGCTAAGATGACGCTTTCAAGTGCCGGGAGCCGGCCtgggacgacgcttttaagcgtcatcGTTGTCCTCTgacctaagacgacgcttatatGTGTTGTCGGAGGCCAAGACCTAAGATggtgcttataagcatcgtcgagAGCCAACTCCCCCAAACCAAACCCAATGCCCAACCTCGAGTCCTCATTCTGCCCTAGCTAGCCCCCTTTTTCTCCTCTCCCGACACTGAACAACCCTAGCCTCGTTTTCTCCTCTCCGGCACCAACCGACCGATCCCaacctcctctccttctccctcctctccagCACTGACCGACCGACCCCTAAACCCCCTCCACCTAaggtatttttctcctcctccctcctctcctccttctcgcttgttctccctcctcctcctcctcttcttcatgtGTTTTGTGGGtgttttttccttctttaattTGTGATCTACGCACTCTATTTCTAGTTTTTAGCTTTGCCTCTGCCCGaggatcttctcctcctccttcctctccgaCGCCGACGACCCAACCCTCAAGCCTCAATCGAGCTTCGCATCCGTCCAAGatctttctcttcctctctcttctccggCGTCGACCGACCAGCCTGAAGCAATGATCGATCGAGGTCCGCCTCCGGCGAGGTATTGCACTATGCCTCTGacttatatgacaaaattagaaTGTCACATGGCGCCATTAGAATTAGTAATTTAGAAAAACTTGATCCATAGGCATGGGGCCTTCGAGTCGCATAGTATTTTTGTTTATAGGTGTTTTAGACCTTGATGATCATATCAAATGCTTAGATATTCATTTTGCAACTTTGATCTATCTTTGAATCAGGTCATTTGCGTAATTCATTCTGCAACCTTGATCTATCTTTGAATCAGGCCGATGAATGCATTTCCTAAACatctttttatataaataattagGTGTGATTGTTTTCATTCTTTACTTTATAACAAGAGATTCCTGCTTTTATGAATCGCAAAATAAGCTTTCCAGCATAAGAAAAACATTGTTTATATAACGAAAAATAGGACTGTTGTTACTATGCTGATTGGAAACCCCAGTTCATCCATGGATTTCATCACCTTGCAAACAAAACAAGAGAATGCATGCTCAATGTAAGGGTCGATAAAGTATGCTTTTTAAATTTGTTACTGCTGCTTCAAGAGGGAGTTCAGTCACTTACCCTTGGATAACGGTATTCAGCTTTGACCATTGACTCCAAATAGGAATAGAATGCTTTTCCCGTAAGCAATGTGATAGCGTTACTACTGGGTGCGGTTAAGTTAGGTCATATCCACTCTCCCAACCATGTAATTTAAAATTCCACCAATTATATGGCACAACtatcttaattttttattcgGTCATAGGTATCTACCTACATCTACAACACTAAATCAATTATGCGACTCATGTTCTTGTAATGCTTATTTGTAAAAACATTAACTAATTCACCAATGGGACATCTAGCGTCACCTCTATGCTTTCAGGGTTCAATCATGAGGTGCCAAGCATTGCGCCATATTGACAGGACGAACTTCTTGGGGCACCACTCAAAATTTGAGCTGAGATGAATCGGGCTATTTGTGGAAGCATTTGATATTCTACAACTCAGATTAGTTTTCTACCAATGCGGATATGGCAAGTGTTTTTGTTCGGAGCGTGGTCCATGGTTCAGGGTACTTGTCCTGTTCAATTCTTTGGCAAGCACTGCATTATTGCATTAAGGTGTTCTTCACATGGGCTGTTCGGATAGGATATGGATTCAAACTAAATGAGTGGTGGAGAAGCAGCCTTGATTTTGGGATTCCCTTCACCGATCACTAGATTGGCCAGGAGTGATAACTCTCAAAGAAACATTAGAGATCAAGTGAAAGAGAGGGCAGGAGAAACTCTTCATTCCTAGAGAGAGACCATGGCTGAAATAACTTCTCGATCGCCTTTGATGACAAGTTTGGGGGATAAATTGGGGGGCCATATCCCTTCAACAGTTCGGCATCGATTTGTGGCGTCGACGAAAAGCGGGACAAGCTTGGGAGACAAGTGCTCGCCATCCAGTCTGTGCTTGGGGATGCAGAGGAGAGGCAAGTCAAGGATAAAGCAGTCAAAAAGTGGTTGGAAGCACTCAAGAAAGCAGCTTATGAAGCGGATGACATACTGGGTGAGTTCCATTATGAAGGTCTGCGGTGCCAGGCAAAAATCCAGGATGATACTGCAAACAAGGTACTCGATTTCTTTTCACTTCATAACCCATTTCTGTTTCGGTTAAATATGGGGAAGAAGTTAAAAGATATTGTAGAGAGGATAGATGGACTTGAAGCAGAGGGTGCTAAGTTTGCGTTTAGAGAAAATCCACAGCCACGCACCGAGGACAGACCACAAACCCACTCCTTTGTTGTTGAATCAGAAGTCATCGGTAGACaagaagataaagaaaaaattgtGAACTTGCTGCTCAATCAGCGTGAGAATGAGAACGTCACTGTCCATTCCATACATGGCATGGGAGGAATGGGCAAGACCACCCTTGCTCAACTGGTCTACGGAGACCAGAGGGTGAAGAACCATTTCCAAATGCACATATGGGTCTGCGTGTCTGAAGAGTTTTCATGTTCCAGAGCTGGTTAAATTCATCATAGCTTCAGCTAAAAAGGAAAAGTGTGATCTGCCAGACATGGATTTATTGGCAGCTCAGCCTTCGAGAAGTGCTGAGTGGGAAAAGATATCTACTTTAATGGACGACGTTTGGAATCAGGATTCAGAGAAGTGGGATgagttaaaaaatttattgggAACTGGTGGAGATGGTAGTGCAATTCTTGTTACTACCCGCAGTGACCAGGTCTCGCGAATCATGGGCGCATCAACCTCTCATCTTTTACGGCCGCTATCTGAGGATGATTCTTGGACTTTGTTTAGCAAAAGAGCATTTGTAACAGAAGCAGAAGAACGTCCAGAGCTGATTGAAATTGGCAAGAAGATTGTGAACAAGTGTAAGGGACTTCCCTTTAGCAGACTAGCAGTAAAGACCCTGGGGAGTTTGATGCGcaccaaaaaagaagaaaaggattgGTTGGATGTAATGAGAAGTGAGATTTGGGATACGAAGGTTGGTGAGGATGGGATCTTACCTGTTTTGAGGTTGAGCTACAATCACTTGCCTCCACATTTGAAGCAATGCTTTGCCTTCTGCTCCATATACCCCAAGGATTATGAGATGGAAAAAGGTATGTTGATCCAACTGTGGATAGCTAATGGATTCGTTCCGTCTGAAGGAAGAAAGGAGTTGGAAGCTACGGGTGAGGAGATATTTGAGGAACTGGTTGGGAGATCATTCGTTCAGGAGCCTGCGCAAAGCgatgaaaaaattatatatggatATAAAAGAAGAGCAAAATACATGATGCATGACATGATGCATGACCTTGCAAAATCTATCATGGGGAGCGATTGTTCTCAGTTATTGAAATCTAGTCATTTGGAAGAATTACCTAATAATATCCGTCATTTGTTTGTATCTGGCCCTCGCCAATTAGACATTGGTAAAATTCTAAATAAATTCCCGAACATCTTCACACTCTTGGTAGATAAAAACTTACCACGATATATGGACTGCTGATTTGTCAAAGGCCAGGTCCCTGAAAGTATTAAGCTTGCAGTACACAAATTCTATAGAATTACCAGTTAAAATAAGATATTTGAAACATCTAAGATACCTTGAGATCTTTCGGAATGATATTGCAGAACTTCCTGAAGCCATATGCGAGCTTTTCAATCTACAGATCCTCAAACTAGAGTCCTGCCGGATGTTATGTAAACTACCAGAAGCAATGAGAAATATGAGAAGCCTCAGGCACCTATATATAAATAGATGCCCCACTTTGAAGCACATGCCAGCAGGTATGGGCAATTAAGTTCCCTGAAGACCTTGACAAAGTACATCGTAGTGACGATGATGAGAGGGGCATAAGGGAGCTGAAGGGCCTGAATCTTGGTGGCCAACTAGAGCTCTACAACCTGGAGAAAGTGAGGGGCATGGAAGATGCTAGAGAGGCTAATCTAGAGTCCAAACAAAATCTACAGTCATTAGCATTATGTTGGGGAGATTCAGAGTGGAATAATGACGAGGCAGAAGATCATCCTCTTGATTCGAGAAAGGCAGAAGATCATTCTCTTGATGAAGAGACAGAAAATGCTGAGAAGGTGTTGGCAGCTCTTGACCTCACAGTGGCTTGAAAAAGCTGGTAGTATGGCGGTATGCAGGTTTATGCTTTCCTATGTGGATGATGGACCGTCTTGATTTGCTCCGCAATCTGGTTGCGATTTATCTAGGACACTGCAGACGATGTGAGCATCTCCCACCACTATGGCAGCTGCCTCGTCTTGAGGTCCTGCCCTTGACTAGAATGGACTCAATCAAGCACCTTCAAAGCAGTGGAAGTGAGGGTACAATGCAATCGTTCCCTTCGCTGAAGGTTCTAGAGCTACGAAAAATGCAGAGCTTAAAGAGTTGGTCGGAAGAGGAAGGCGGAGACCCAGCACCCCCACCCTGTTTTCTTTTACTTGTCAGGATGAAATCATAGATTGCCCAAACCTGACTTCCATGCCCGTGCTTCCATCTCTCCGCCATTTGACAATAAAAGGAAATAGCAAGATACCATTGGAGTCTGTCCTTAGCCTTACCACATTATCCTCCTTCACTATCGAGACCTCCAGTGCAAACACCAGCGGCGGGACGCAGTCACCATCCTTTCCACAGGCAACTATATCATCATTAAAGCACATGAACTCTCTGGAGGACTTGGAAATCATTGGCGGCGAAGAGCTGAGGCCGCTGCTGGAGATGAGGGGTTTCGGCTCAATTCTTCGAGGATTGTTCTTGGACAACTGTAATTGGTTATTCTCAAGGCAGCTGTCATCATCACCGTTGGAAATTTGGACAAACCTTACTTCTCTCCGATACTTAAACATCGAAAATTGCGATGCTCTCGAATTCTGGCCAGAGGAGGAGCTTCGAGGCTTAATTTTCCTGAAGTGGTTTTCTGTTTGCAAGTGTCGAAATCTGACTGGCCCATCATCAACATCAGTGGAACGAGGACTCGCACCGCACCTGAAATCAGTATGTATTGATGACTGCGaaaacctgatggagttgcccAAGTTACCCGAATCTCTCAAATCATTGCAAATCGCTCGCTGCCCCAAGATGAAGGACTTGACAAACCAGCTGGGACACCTCCCTGCTCTTGAGAATCTAATATTTTTGGATTGCTCCAGTCTAACATCTTGGTCGGAAGGGATGGAAGGGTTCACTGCTCTTTGGTCCTTGTACATCAAGAACTGCCCTCTATTGACAACGTTACCAAGAGCCCTACAACAGCGAATCCCCAGCCTCAGAAGACTGATCATCAAGGGTTGCCCCGACCTAGAGAGACGATGCCAAAGAGGAGAGTATCGGCATCTCGTGTCCCGCTTGCCAGCTGCTGAAATAGGAGAGCAGCGCAAGGGAACAATCACCATCCTTCTGCAGAAGCTCTTGCTTGGACTGTTTCTCTCCCATCTGAGTATTCACTACCATCCCATTACCTCTCTCTCCTATATAATGTATATTTTGCAATCCGTAGGCATGGTTAACTATAATAATTTTAGATGATTAGGCCATTTACATAGGCTATTTCTTTTATGGTATAATGTGTGATTTGTACTGAACAGATGATTGGAAACCCAGCTTATCCCACAAATATGTTTGGATTAATGTGACAGCATTTTAAACTATTTCAGATAGTTATGCTATGGAACAGATGCGTTTTTCTTTTCTCTGAATATATAGATATGCATTTTTTAAAGCATCAGCTGCACTTTGGAGAAATATATGATAGTTGGAGACTTGTGTGGCGTACAAGTAGCGGATCGCAAGTCCTTATGAATgataaagaaacaaaaataatagaCACATACACAAACGCACGCACCCACACGTGTGCGTACATATACACGTACACAcagatacacacatatatacatatgcatatatacatacacacataaataaatatatatatatatatatatatatatgtatatatatatatatatctatctatctatatatatatatatatatatatatatatatctcacaAAATTTTCCTCATTACCAATGTTTATTCCTTCTATAAAGCTATAGTATGAGAATATCAAAGAGCTAAAGTAGCAATCTTATAACTATAGGTGGTTTTCGAAGTAGAAATCATACCTAAAATGTAAGGGGTTATATTCATAGCTTCCACAATATTGATCCTAAGACTAATTCCTTTATCAAAATGTATCAATTTCCTTCAATTAATTTCTCGAAAAGACTCTTAGGACTTGAAACACAACGAGAAAACAAATCAAATACGAGCCAAAAATAGGGAGAAAAACTTCATTCCTTCGACAAATGTATATGCAGCCAATTACATTAATAAGCATATTGAAATGAATTACATATAAATATGTGCATGCATCTGAATGTCAAAATTCCTCGGCACATGTTTGGAGATCATTTTGATTGTTACTGACATATTTTGTTATGAGATTGAGGAATATTGTATTGTATCGATACATCATAAAGCTGGAAACTGTAATGAAAAAAGTTATTGCTGGTGTCTTACTAAATATTCTATTTAtgtttgatatttctacaatgtACATCAGAAATCTGGTTTCCACAAATTAAGCTAAATTCTATATATTTCTGATCATAATGATGCTTGAAGGAACTCAAAGTGCACTTGGAGAAATAGACATTCGAGGATTTGAAGAGTCAAGGAAGGTATGATTGAAAGATGGCTTCTTGGGCAGTGAGCACAATCCCCTATATGTTTTTTATCCCTTGATTCTCAACATTTTCATTCGCATTTACAAAAGAATGTCGCTAGATGCCATCTAATCCCATTTGGTTTTGTGAATGAGGTTCTCTACTGATTCATTTTGCTTAATTGTGTGTCTTTATGACTCTCGTAGCAAATATAGTGATGCTTCTATAGAGTGGTGTCACCAAATTGCTGGCGTCTGGGAAGAAGGGCGGTCAACAAGAAGGAAAATCAGTTCTGTCATGCAATCCTCAACACCCTTGTGAAAGGCAACCGCTAGAGCAAAAATTTGGGTGGCCCAGCATCTACAAAAGGTGTTAAACAAGCATTTTGCAATCATATCTGctgaaactattttcatatggaaagtTTCAAAGTTCAATTGCTTTGTAAGGCCCTAATTACTATGTTGGGAACATATCATCTACAAAAAGAATTAAGCTATAGCAATTT encodes the following:
- the LOC120112002 gene encoding LOW QUALITY PROTEIN: putative disease resistance protein RGA3 (The sequence of the model RefSeq protein was modified relative to this genomic sequence to represent the inferred CDS: inserted 1 base in 1 codon; deleted 2 bases in 2 codons), giving the protein MGKKLKDIVERIDGLEAEGAKFAFRENPQPRTEDRPQTHSFVVESEVIGRQEDKEKIVNLLLNQRENENVTVHSIHGMGGMGKTTLAQLVYGDQRVKNHFQMHIWVCVSEEFSVPELVKFIIASAKKEKCDLPDMDLLQLSLREVLSGKRYLLXMDDVWNQDSEKWDELKNLLGTGGDGSAILVTTRSDQVSRIMGASTSHLLRPLSEDDSWTLFSKRAFVTEAEERPELIEIGKKIVNKCKGLPFSRLAVKTLGSLMRTKKEEKDWLDVMRSEIWDTKVGEDGILPVLRLSYNHLPPHLKQCFAFCSIYPKDYEMEKGMLIQLWIANGFVPSEGRKELEATGEEIFEELVGRSFVQEPAQSDEKIIYGYKRRAKYMMHDMMHDLAKSIMGSDCSQLLKSSHLEELPNNIRHLFVSGPRQLDIGKILNKFPNIFTLLVDKNLPRYMDC